A single genomic interval of Microbacterium hydrocarbonoxydans harbors:
- a CDS encoding winged helix-turn-helix transcriptional regulator: protein MGAPYYQFCPVAKAMELLDERWTMLLLRELLLGTEHFNELRRGLPRMSPTLLSHRLDQLQRAGLLERLVEGSDVRYILTPAGAELRPVVEQLSAWGVRWIGELGDADLDPKLLLWDMHRNIDHTAVPPVRTVISLHFTDATPAQRRWWLVIHDGDADVCDADPGYDVSVGVRCSLRALTRFWRGDIEWTTLLVAEDATTTGPSHLRRALPSWFTRPGYAAVPRVPADGLATAALAP from the coding sequence GTGGGCGCCCCCTACTATCAGTTCTGCCCCGTCGCCAAGGCGATGGAGCTGCTGGATGAGAGATGGACCATGCTCCTTCTGCGCGAGCTGCTGCTCGGGACGGAGCACTTCAACGAGCTGCGTCGCGGTCTTCCCCGAATGTCTCCGACACTGCTGTCGCATCGCCTCGATCAGCTGCAGCGCGCCGGACTCCTCGAGCGGCTGGTTGAGGGTTCCGATGTCCGCTACATCCTCACGCCGGCCGGCGCTGAGCTGCGTCCTGTCGTGGAGCAGCTCTCCGCGTGGGGCGTGCGCTGGATCGGGGAGCTCGGCGACGCGGACCTCGACCCCAAGCTGCTGCTCTGGGACATGCACCGCAACATCGATCACACAGCAGTACCGCCGGTGCGCACGGTGATCTCCTTGCACTTCACGGATGCGACTCCGGCGCAGCGCCGCTGGTGGCTGGTCATCCACGACGGCGACGCCGACGTGTGCGACGCCGATCCTGGCTACGACGTGTCGGTCGGCGTGCGATGCTCGCTGCGAGCGCTGACCCGATTCTGGCGCGGGGACATCGAGTGGACGACGCTGCTGGTCGCCGAGGATGCCACGACCACCGGCCCGAGCCACCTGCGGCGAGCGCTGCCGTCGTGGTTCACACGACCCGGCTATGCGGCGGTGCCGCGGGTGCCGGCGGACGGCCTGGCAACGGCAGCGCTCGCGCCGTAG